From the genome of Deinococcus apachensis DSM 19763:
CAGCAGGGCCTGGGCCGCCCCGATGGCCTCCGTGAATGACCCCTGCTCCTCGAAAGACCGGATGTCCACCTGGCACGCGTTCACGGCAGCCGCGTGTACCCCCTCGCGCCGCGTCTCCAGCCACTCCAGCAGATCAGGGCAACCGTCCAGCTCCACGCCGTCCAAAAGTTCAGCCCGGCTGATTCCACGCCCCTGCCCGCCAAGCAGGACCTGGACGTCCACCTCGACAGCCGGGTCGAGCTCCACCTCCTCGCCCGGCAGGACGAGGTCCACCCCGCACGCCTTGTTCAGGCGCCGCAGATGCTGCACGAGGTTGTTGCGGCTGATCTCGCCCAGGGTGTCCGGCCACAGCAACTTCACCAGGGTGGCGCGCGACGTTCGCCCCTCCAGCGCGAGGTACGCGAGCAGTGCCGCCGTCTTGCGTTCACAGGGGATGATTCGCCCATCGGCCGCCACCACCTGCGGCGAGCCGAGAAGGTGCAGCCGCCACCCCGAAAGCGTGTGAGGCATATGAGCAATCTATCAAACTGCCTCCTGCAATCTTTGTGAAAAGTGTCGGGCCCTGGCAAGGTGAGGATGTCCTGCGGGCGGTTTTCCCATCGTTCAGGTGCCAGTCACCCCTGTAAGGCGGTCGGCCAGGAGTGGCGGCTGACTGGCCGACATCCTGCTGTCACGCCCCCCTGTCTACTGTGCCGGGCATGATTCGCCCCTTGCCGAGGTCTGCTCAGTTCACCCGCGCCGCCTTCATCCTGGGTGCCTTCACCCTTCACTCCGGTGCCGCCGCGCTGGACTACAGCTTTTACCTCGACGGCCAGCGTGCGGAACTCCGGGCTGCCGAACAGAACGGCAAGGTGTACGTTGAGGTCAACAAACTCGGGAAGTACCTCGGCCCGGTCCTGGGACGCGTCATCGACACGAACGCTCTGGTGGACGCGGCGACGACCAGGGTGGACCTCGGGCCTCTGAACGGCGTCTTCAGCAGCCTCCTCAACCGCGCCGCCACCCAGACCAAGTACGACGTGATTCGCCTCGTGGAGGAGCCGTACGTGGAGGTTCAGGCGTTTGCCCGTGGGGAAGGGGCTCAACTGTCGTACCACCCCTTCGACAAGACCTTCGTGATTGGCCGGGATGCTGCGGGGTTGCAGCGGGGGGAGGACGCCCGGTTCTCCCCATTCGGAAGCTCGCGCCTACGGCTGGACGGGGCGCGGCTGAACGCGGGGCACCTCGTGCTGCATTTTGCCGTCCAGGGGGCCGACGAGACCCGGGCGCGGGAGTGGACGTTCGTCGGGAACGGCGCTGTCCTGCAGGCCCAGCTCGCGGGAGCGGAAGGCCAGCTCGACGTGACGCTCGGCCTCTCCGGCGTGCCCCTTCCCCAGGAGTTGACCGTGCACGAGCCCGGCGGCAGCCGCCTCACCTACGACCTGAGTTCCCTGCGTTGACCCCCAGGAGGAATGCCATGAACCGATCCGCTCTCCCCTCGACCCTGGCGCTGCTCACGCTCGCCCTCGGCCCCTGCGCCCTGGCAACCCAGCCGCCCGCCAGCCCCGCCTCCGCCTCATCCACGCCCGGCAGGCCGAACGACATGAGCGACCTCCTCGCCCCCCTGGTGAAGACGCCCGCGCAGGCCCTCACCGAGCAGTACACCGTGAGCGTCCGCCCGGCCGTGCAGAAAGCGTCGTCGAGCGACCTGGCCCTCAACGACGCCCAGGCTCAATTCACGAAGTGGCGGGGGGAGGTCGAGCGGGCGAAGCTCGACGACACCTTCAAGTCTCAGATCAACGAGGGCTGGTCCCTGATCGCGGGGGGGGTGGAACGCTCCGTGGACCGCAGTTACCAGGCCTGTTTCAAGGACGGCTCCCTCCTCGTGGCGATGCTGTACCAGATCCACTGGGTCGAGAAGAACCCGCGCCTGGCCCCGTACTTCGCGGGCAAGCTCGACGCCATGAAGAAGAAGGCCGAGAACTGCGGCACGTACGAACTGGAGTTCACGTCCTACATCCGGCGGGACGACGGAATGGCGGACCGTGTGCGCGCCGCCGCCCCCGTGAAGCTCTACTCGGCTACGCCCCGCCCCAAACCGGCCCAGATCGTGCCCACCCAGCAACTGGAGCACGTCGAGGGGTCCTACCAGACGTGCCCCTACAAGGTGCTGGGCTACGAGACCTACCCCCTGGGCCTGGTGGACGTTCAGCTTGACACGCGGGTGGGGGACGGCCTGCTCGCCCCGCTGGATGGGACCGCCGCGGTCGACCCGGTGCTGATGATCATCGAGCCCCACCTGGAGGTGCAGATAGAAGAGCACTGCCCCACCCTCGATCCCAGCGAGCATACACACAGCCAGTGGGACTTCGACGAGCTGCACCAGGACGAGACCATCACCTTCTACGAGCTGATCCCGGATATGGAGGTCGGAGGCTTTGCCATCACCGACTTCAAGCTGGACGCGCAGGGCAACCTCCGCAGGGAGTACAAACGGACCGTCACGACGGGGGACGGGGCCGCGTTCCAGGAGGAGACGACGTTCATCCTGCGGCACCGGCCGGTGCGCTGAACCTTCAGCCCGGCCGTCATCCCCGAACCATGCTCCTGCCGTCATCCTCAACCCATGCTGATCCGCCACGTTCTGCTGCTCGCCTTCCTGCTGCTCTCGGTTGCCCGGGCGGCCTCCGCCCCGCTCGTCGTCAACATCGCGGGTGACCTCTGGACATGGACGGGGGCGCAGGGCTGGCAGCAGCGCACCCACTGGGGGGGCAATGGCCCGCCCGTGCTGTCCCCCGACGGCCGCAGGGTGGCCTACGCCTCGGTGGCCGAGGGCAGTCTCGACACCTCGCGCGTGACTGGGGAGGCCACCAACATCTGGGTCCTGGACCTGACGACGTGGAAGGCGACGCGGCTGACCAACCAACCGGCCGCCGTCTCGTCGGGCCAGGGCGTGATGCGTTCGACGCCCGCCTGGTCGCCCGATGGGGCCTTTCTCGCCTGGACCCAGCGGCCGCAGCGCGCGCTGGGTGGGGGACGTCCGTCGGAAGCCGTGACGCTCGTCCGGTACGCGGTGTCCAGTGGAACTGCCCGGGTGATCCGGACGGCTGTTCCGGACCTGTCGGGCACTCCCGCCCCCATCGGCCTGCTGTGGGGCACGGCGGGTCTGGTCATGCTGGGCACCGCGGGCCCATCCACAGACAACACGTCCACGTATGTGCTCGACGCCTCGGGCCGCGTGGTGCGGCGCGTCGGCGGGGCAGGACTGGTGAGTCATCTTACCCACCTCGGCTCCTCCGCGTTCCTCGGGTCCTTTTTCGACGAGGAAACGTTCTACAGCCTCTCGGGACGGGCGCACGTCCTCCGGCGACCCGGCACGTTCGAGCGTCTGGTCGCGGTGCGTGCGCCGGGCGGGCTCAGCGTTCAGGTCTGGTGGCCGCTCCAGGGCCGGGACCACACCGACTGCTCCCTGCTGCGCTCTGGCCGACGCCTGCATACCTGGACCTGCGAACCCGCTGTGTATGGCGGCCCCGTGTTCCAGGACTTTCTCGATCTCGCCTACGACATCGCCGTCTCGCCCGACGGCGGGCAGGTCGCCTACGCCGCGGATGATGCGATCTTCGTCCACGACGGGCGGGGGCCGCGCAGGATTCTGGACCTGCACGGGCGGTCCATGAACGGCATGGTCTGGGGGCCAGCGGAGTTTCGCGTGCCGTGAGCACGACATCGGGGCGTCACGGTTACCTGGGTAGCCTCCGCCCATGCCGCTGCCCAAACTGCTCCTGCTCGCGTTGCCGCTGTTGCTCACCCTTCCGGCCCCCGGGCCGCTGTACGTCCAGCCGCATGCCGCGCTGCTGGGCTTTCAGGGAGACGCCCTGCTGGTCCAGCGGCGGAGGGAAGGGGGTGACCTGACCCCCCAGGTCGTGTGGCTGGACGCGCGCAGCGGCCAGGTGCGCCGCTCGGTTGCGCTGAAGGGTGAGACGCGGGGCTCCCGCTCCCCGACCCTCAGTCCCGATGGAACCCTGCTCGCCCTGGGCAACGGATCGTCGGTCTCCCTGTGGCGGCTGCCTGACGGGGAGCCGTGGCCGTTTTCTCCTGACTCGACCGCCGTCCACTCCGTCGCCTTCGACGCCCGGAGCCGCCACATGGCCTTGGGCCTCGCACCCGGCTACGCCCAACTCTGGGACCTGCACACCGGGGGGCGTCTGCGCTCCTTCATGGGTCACGGTGCCCCGGTGAGCGCCGTGAGTGTGGTGGAGGGTCGGCTGCTCAGCGCGGCCCGGGACGGCACGGTGCGGGTGTGGAACACGGTGACCGGCGACGTGCTGGCGAGTGAGCGGGTACCGGGCAACACCAGTGGTCGGGGGGTGGGGGATGCCGTTCTGACCCCGAACGGCCAGACGTACGCGGTGCTCACCACGGACGGAGAGGTGTGGCTGGGGCGCGTGGGCAAGAGCGGCCTGACCCGGCTGGACGTGGATGGCGGTCGCGGCCTGGCCCTGAACCCGGCGGGCGACCTGCTGGCGGTGAGCGGGTCCAGCGAGCGGGGTCTGGCGGTGGTGGACCTCCAGACGGAACGGGTGCGAACGCGGCTGCCCAACAGGTCAGGGTTCGGCCAGGGCCAGGGGGTGGCCTGGGCTCCCCAGGGGAACCTCCTGGCCGAGCAGATCAACAACGAGCGGGGCGCCGCCTCCAGCGACGTGCAGGTGCGGCCCCTGGAACTGCCACCCGAACCGGCGGGGACGGGCGTGCACCGCTGAATGCCCGGCTCCCTCCCGTGTCATCGGCGCGTCACTGTCGCCCCAGTAGGGTGCCCTTAGCAAGCCGAAGTTTCGGCAGGAGGAAGATATGCAACGTTCCAGACGAATCACCCACGCCCTTCGGACCCTCGTCGCCACCGCCATGCTCGGGGGTGCGCTCCTGATCGTGACCCCCCCGGCCGCCGCGCAGGGCAGCGCACCCGCGAACCCCCTTTCGTCCGGGGCCAGCAAGAGCATCCTCAGCGCGCTGAGCAGCCAGTTGGCGGCCCCGGTCGCGCCAACTGGGAAGCCCGCTGATCTTGCGCTGGGCGCCTTCAAGCCCACGCCGAAGCGCCTGCTGCCGCCCCGGATGGTGGCGAACATGCAGGGGCTCGACGCCGGGCAGAAAAAAGAGGCACAGACCCTGTATGAGGGGCTGCTCGACGGGTACGACACGCTGCTCGCGCAGAACAACGAGGAGCGCCTGAAGAACAATGTGGCGGGCGCCCTGATGTACGCGATCACCGTGAGCCACCTCGTGCTGAGTGGTGAGGAGCTCACCGAGAAGCAGCAGGAGGGCCTGATGGGGAACGTGACCCGCGTGCTCTCGAACATCGCGGCCTTCAAATCCGCCTCCGACGAGCGCCGCCAGGAACTGTACGAGGCGCTGATCATCTCGGCGAACATGGCCCTCGCGCTGCGCCAGGAGGCGGCCGAGCACCCCGAGTACGAGGCCCAGGCGAAGGACCTCGCGGGCACGCTGCTTCGTCAAATTCTCGGCCGGGACGACGAACAGCTCGTCTTCACCGACACGGGGATGAGGTTCAAGTAGGCGGCGCCCTTCAAGCGAGTGTCGGGCGTCCCCGGGCCCCAGAGGCGAGGGGACACCCGACCGCTGGGGCTCAGCCGGGTCAGCCGCCCCGGTGCAGCAGTTGCTGACATTCCGCGTCAAAGCCGACCGAGGCGTACACCCGCTTGGCCACGTCGTGATCGCCAGCTCCTCGGCGCCGAAGTGCTCCTGCGCGTGCTCCCCTGCGAAGGACGTCAGGGAACCGCACAGGCCCTGACGGCGGTATTCGGGGTGCGTGCCGACGCTCTGATACCGCAGCAGCCCGTCCCCGGCGACCACCCCGAGGTCCGCGACGAGCCTTCCGTCCACAAAAGCCCCGTACCAGAAGCCGAGGCCCGCCCGGCACATCGCCCGGTAGCCCCGAAACTGGCTCTCCTTGAAGGCCCGGTAGCGAGCCTCGTCATGGTTCGGCTCACGGTCTGCCACCTGATTCTCGACGGCAGCCTGCCAGTCCTCTTCGGTGTCGCGCAGGGGGCGGTACTCGGCGCGTTCGTTGGGGTGGGGCGGTGAGTGCAGGCGCCACAGGCGGTGTCGCACGGCAGGTGGCGTCCCAACATGCCGCGCGAACAGCGCCTCCTAGCGTGGGCGGTCGCCCGCCCGGGGCCGGGTCCCGGAACACCAGCAGATTGCCGAAGTAAGAAGCCGGGACTCGCGGGGTGAGCGATGACGAGCCCGTCCCCGCGGTCCTCGACCTTGCCGTGAAAGCGCGCGAAAATGGTGTCAGTGCGGTAGCCCAGCGAATTGAGGTTCATGCCTGCCCTCCTGCCCGTTGAAACCAGCGTAGCTGAGGGAGAGCGGCGGCGGCGACGAGGAAGAACGCTGCCCCGGATTTACCTTCGCGGATGGGGCCCACGCTTCGGCTTGGACCGTGTTCGCGCTGAACGAGTTGTCCCCCTGTCCTGAGAGGCCAGCTCGACCTGCTCGCGGTCACCCGGCAGGGCGTCGAGGACCCCCTGTAAAGCGACAAAAACCCGCAGCCCCGACCACAGCAGTCCACGTTTGCCGTGGCGCTGACCCCATTGGCAGAGCCAGGAGCCCGTCAGGATCAGGGCGACAATACCGAGCGAGCCGATGAGCCACATCCATTCCATGGGATCCCCGTTCGTTGAGGGTTTGTGTGACGAGGAACGCGACCACGGGCCGATTTGGCGGGAGTGGTCGCGTGCGGGGGACGACCCGGGCCTCAGGCGGAAACTTCCTGGGCCCGTTGCAAGTAGCGCCAGTGCTCCGGATAGCTGCCCCGGTACCCGCGCCAGCGGGCGATGGGCGCGAGCAGCGTCCCCACGACCTTCAACACGGCCATCTTCGGTCCGGTGAAGGTCAGGACGTCCGAGAACTCCTGGCCGAACAGCACCATCTGGAGGGGGTGGGGCATCCCCTTCGCGTTCGTCTTGCCGTCGTTGGCGAGGCCGAACAGGGTGACGACCATCTCCAGGAAGCGGTCGCCGGGCGTGATCTCCACGCGGAGGACCGCCTCTTCGTCGCCCGCGTTCCACCAGTCATGCAGGGTGCCCGCCGGGCAGACGAAGCGCTCGCCAACGGGCGCGATCAGGGTGCGGTCGCCCAGCCGCAGGCCCACCCGGCCCTTCAGGACCGTGAAGGCCTCCTCTATGTTCGGGTGAATGTGGGGACCGGCGACGGCCCCGCCCGGCCGCACCCTGATCTCCACGATCAGGCGACGCCCGTTGTCTTCACTGGGCGCCTCGATGAGAACGCCGTTCTCTCCGGTGATGGGGTTGCTCAGCCGGTCTCCTGGTTTGACTTTGGTCACGATTTTCCTCCTCAGTGGGGCCCGGCCCCGAAGTGCTTTCAGGGTAGGCAGGGCACCGTGACACGGGAATGTCACACCATCCGGGGACGATGAACAGCGCCAGGGCGTGGTGCCGTGGTCTGCCCTCACACCCGATCTCAGATGGGCGGCAGCCCGGGTCTGTCGCCCGGTCGCTGGACCGCTGAGGACAGGACGGGACAACATTCTGATGTCACGCTCCCCCCTGTACGTTCCAGTCACCGCGGCCACAAAGCCGTACAGGAGGAAGACCATGCGAACCCGACTGCTGCTGACCGCCCTCACCCTCGCCCTGATCCCCGTCGCCCACGCCGCCACCAGCACCTCCACTCGCCCGGCCCAGCCGGTCGTCCAGGGCACCCGCCAGCTCGACGGCCAGAACGCCAAGGTGGGCCAGACCTTCACCCTCGGCAAGGGGAGCCCGCTGAACTTCACGCTCAAGAGCGCCGAGTACAGCACCCGCCGCGTCGTCATCGGCGGCAATGTCTACTACCCCAAGGCCGACGAGAAGCTGCTCATCCTGCACTACACCGTCCAGAACCCCCAGAAGACGGCCGCCCGCTACTACTGGGCCGACCTGAAGTTCACGGCGGTGGACGCCCAGGACCGCAACCACGAGTTCATCGAGGCCGTCGCCCGCGAGGGGACGACCGACAAGCTGGAGGTCAACCTCAAGCCCGCCCAGAAGGTGGACGTGATGACGGTCATCGTGGTGCCCGCCGCCGGGCCGGTGCCCAAGCTGATCGTGCAGCGCGAGAGCGGCACTCCGGTCCTGCGCTACGACCTGCGGACCCAGACCAAGGGACTGCTCGCCCCCTTCGCGGACACGGCGGACAAGTCGGGGGCGACGGCGCTGGCCCAGGTGCCCGCCGCCAAGGGTAAGTTCGTGAGCCTGAAGTGGTACGACGTGCGGCTGGACGAGGCGAAGTTCACGACCGAGGCGCTGGGCGGCCAGGCACCGGGGGCGGGGAAGCGTTACCTCACGGCGACCTTCACGCTGAAGAACAACCTGGGGCGGGACACGACCTTCGCGTGGTCGGACCTCAAGCCCACGCTCAAGGACGCGGACGGGGAGCGGGTGGAGTACAACCAGACGATGCTCAAGGCCAGCCGGGATGAGAAGGCGGGCGGGGCGCTCCCCAAGGGGGAGGAGGCGCGGGTGCGCTTCTACTTCGAGCTGCCCGAGAACGTCGCCGGGGACAGCGTGCTCCTGACCGACGAGTCCGGCCGCACCTTCGTCTTCGACGTCAAGGGCGCCAAGTAGGCGCAAGCCCCGAAGCTCCCACTCCACCCCATGCCACCCGCTGCATCGGCCCCCTGGACGACTGCGGCGGGTGGCACCTTCCGGGACGTTCTCCACCCGCCCGCGCTGTCCGCACCAGATTCCGGAGGCCAGGCCCCCGTCCTCAATGCGCCGCAGACTCGGCCTGGCTGCAGAGGGAGCGCATGACTCCCACGGGTCAATTCCTTCGCCCGCCGTCAGGGAGCACGCTACCTTGAAGGGGTCATGACAGGTTCGCGGCCATGGGAGCTTTCGGTGTTCGGGGAGGCGCGGCTCGTCACGCCGGACGGCCGGGTCGTGCCCTGCGCGGGCCGGGCGGTCGCCCTGCTCGCGTACCTCGCGGTGGAGGGTCCCGCCCCACGCTCGCGCCTCGCCGGGATGTTGTGGCCGGAGCGGCGGGAGGCGGCTGCCCGGAACAACCTCGTGCAATTGCTGCGACGTATGGCAAATGCGTACGGCGAAAACCTCGTCGTGGGGCAGGATACGCTCGCGTTGAGCGGGACCGTTCGGGCCGATGTGCAGCCCCTGCTGGCCTCCGGGGGTGGGGACGCGGCCGTGCCGGGAGGGGAGTTCCTGGCGGGCGCGGAGTTCGGCGACGCCCCGGACTTCGCCGAGTGGGTGACGGTGCAGCGCGAGCGGCTCGACGCCGTGCGGGTTCGCCGCCTGGCAGCCCAGGCGGGGCGATTGGAGCGCGGGGGCGAGTTCGCCCCGGCCCTCGCCGCCACGCGGCGCTGGCTCGCCCTGCATCCCCTGTCCGAGGAGGGGCACCGTCAGGCCATGCGCCTGCACTACCTGCTCGGCGACCGCGACGCGGCC
Proteins encoded in this window:
- a CDS encoding TolB family protein, which produces MLIRHVLLLAFLLLSVARAASAPLVVNIAGDLWTWTGAQGWQQRTHWGGNGPPVLSPDGRRVAYASVAEGSLDTSRVTGEATNIWVLDLTTWKATRLTNQPAAVSSGQGVMRSTPAWSPDGAFLAWTQRPQRALGGGRPSEAVTLVRYAVSSGTARVIRTAVPDLSGTPAPIGLLWGTAGLVMLGTAGPSTDNTSTYVLDASGRVVRRVGGAGLVSHLTHLGSSAFLGSFFDEETFYSLSGRAHVLRRPGTFERLVAVRAPGGLSVQVWWPLQGRDHTDCSLLRSGRRLHTWTCEPAVYGGPVFQDFLDLAYDIAVSPDGGQVAYAADDAIFVHDGRGPRRILDLHGRSMNGMVWGPAEFRVP
- a CDS encoding cupin domain-containing protein, with protein sequence MTKVKPGDRLSNPITGENGVLIEAPSEDNGRRLIVEIRVRPGGAVAGPHIHPNIEEAFTVLKGRVGLRLGDRTLIAPVGERFVCPAGTLHDWWNAGDEEAVLRVEITPGDRFLEMVVTLFGLANDGKTNAKGMPHPLQMVLFGQEFSDVLTFTGPKMAVLKVVGTLLAPIARWRGYRGSYPEHWRYLQRAQEVSA
- a CDS encoding DUF6683 family protein, producing MQRSRRITHALRTLVATAMLGGALLIVTPPAAAQGSAPANPLSSGASKSILSALSSQLAAPVAPTGKPADLALGAFKPTPKRLLPPRMVANMQGLDAGQKKEAQTLYEGLLDGYDTLLAQNNEERLKNNVAGALMYAITVSHLVLSGEELTEKQQEGLMGNVTRVLSNIAAFKSASDERRQELYEALIISANMALALRQEAAEHPEYEAQAKDLAGTLLRQILGRDDEQLVFTDTGMRFK
- a CDS encoding WD40 repeat domain-containing protein, which encodes MPLPKLLLLALPLLLTLPAPGPLYVQPHAALLGFQGDALLVQRRREGGDLTPQVVWLDARSGQVRRSVALKGETRGSRSPTLSPDGTLLALGNGSSVSLWRLPDGEPWPFSPDSTAVHSVAFDARSRHMALGLAPGYAQLWDLHTGGRLRSFMGHGAPVSAVSVVEGRLLSAARDGTVRVWNTVTGDVLASERVPGNTSGRGVGDAVLTPNGQTYAVLTTDGEVWLGRVGKSGLTRLDVDGGRGLALNPAGDLLAVSGSSERGLAVVDLQTERVRTRLPNRSGFGQGQGVAWAPQGNLLAEQINNERGAASSDVQVRPLELPPEPAGTGVHR
- a CDS encoding DUF4352 domain-containing protein, with product MRTRLLLTALTLALIPVAHAATSTSTRPAQPVVQGTRQLDGQNAKVGQTFTLGKGSPLNFTLKSAEYSTRRVVIGGNVYYPKADEKLLILHYTVQNPQKTAARYYWADLKFTAVDAQDRNHEFIEAVAREGTTDKLEVNLKPAQKVDVMTVIVVPAAGPVPKLIVQRESGTPVLRYDLRTQTKGLLAPFADTADKSGATALAQVPAAKGKFVSLKWYDVRLDEAKFTTEALGGQAPGAGKRYLTATFTLKNNLGRDTTFAWSDLKPTLKDADGERVEYNQTMLKASRDEKAGGALPKGEEARVRFYFELPENVAGDSVLLTDESGRTFVFDVKGAK